Proteins from a single region of Candidatus Hydrogenedentota bacterium:
- a CDS encoding PilZ domain-containing protein, producing MADDMFFTRDGRALRRGRRVAPRTETCRPCLLWQAEDPETVYPGVVMDMSPYGMRVRMIEALPQGATVTVQMMRDEEYTVPLSDPVEAHVARVQPDETGFMDHGVRILQKVARRKEGRRVRPPTDIPAAPARATRMYTMDITLGERRRGRGGR from the coding sequence ATGGCGGATGACATGTTTTTCACACGGGATGGCCGCGCATTGCGACGGGGGCGGCGTGTCGCGCCCCGCACGGAAACGTGCCGCCCGTGTCTGTTATGGCAGGCGGAAGACCCGGAGACGGTCTATCCGGGCGTGGTGATGGATATGAGCCCCTACGGGATGCGGGTACGGATGATCGAAGCATTGCCGCAAGGCGCCACCGTGACGGTTCAGATGATGCGCGACGAGGAATACACGGTGCCGCTGTCCGACCCGGTCGAGGCGCATGTCGCGCGGGTCCAGCCGGATGAAACGGGCTTCATGGATCATGGCGTTCGCATCCTGCAAAAAGTGGCGCGCCGGAAGGAAGGGCGCAGGGTTCGCCCGCCAACGGATATTCCGGCGGCCCCGGCGCGCGCCACGCGCATGTACACGATGGACATAACCTTGGGAGAGCGGCGTCGCGGACGCGGTGGGAGGTAA
- a CDS encoding nucleotidyltransferase domain-containing protein has protein sequence MTTPALKLDEIDLLRVVFRRHPEIEAVKLFGSRAKGVHRPYSDVDLAIWGDVDALRAEAIAGELDELPLPYRFDVMPFASIRLEPLREHIERVGILLYP, from the coding sequence ATGACCACTCCCGCTTTGAAACTGGACGAGATCGATCTGCTCCGCGTCGTTTTCCGGCGTCACCCGGAGATCGAGGCGGTCAAACTGTTCGGTTCCCGCGCAAAAGGCGTTCACCGGCCGTATTCCGACGTGGACCTCGCGATCTGGGGCGACGTGGATGCCCTGCGCGCCGAGGCCATTGCCGGCGAACTCGACGAACTGCCATTGCCATACCGCTTTGATGTGATGCCCTTTGCCTCGATCCGGCTCGAACCCCTCCGGGAACATATCGAACGCGTGGGCATTCTTCTCTATCCGTAA
- a CDS encoding nucleotidyltransferase substrate binding protein — protein sequence MESVAGKQAIPGEMQQSRDVAMGLDTRWKQRFYNFDRPCTLLHESLAEGPGALSTLEKEGVAQRFEYSFELAWKTMRDYLEEEGVSIIPVTARQVIKEAFAARLIDDGQVWIDMLDHRNLLSHTYNAAVFGTAVEAIANRYLPAMESVRRWFASESRK from the coding sequence ATGGAAAGCGTTGCGGGAAAACAAGCGATTCCCGGCGAGATGCAGCAATCAAGGGACGTGGCCATGGGCTTGGATACGCGCTGGAAGCAGCGATTTTACAATTTTGACAGGCCATGCACGCTGCTGCATGAATCCTTGGCGGAAGGTCCCGGCGCGCTCTCCACGCTTGAGAAGGAGGGCGTGGCCCAACGTTTCGAGTACTCTTTCGAATTGGCCTGGAAGACGATGAGGGACTACCTGGAAGAAGAAGGCGTTTCGATTATTCCCGTCACGGCGCGCCAAGTCATCAAGGAGGCTTTCGCGGCCAGGCTGATCGATGACGGGCAGGTGTGGATCGACATGCTGGACCACCGAAACCTGCTGTCCCACACATACAACGCCGCCGTGTTCGGGACGGCCGTGGAGGCCATCGCAAACCGTTATTTGCCCGCGATGGAATCCGTACGGCGATGGTTTGCGTCTGAGAGCAGGAAATGA
- the trxB gene encoding thioredoxin-disulfide reductase, whose amino-acid sequence MENVVVIGGGPAGCTAALYAARADLNPLVLEGELSKEILPGGQLMTTTEVENFPGFPDGVSGPELCDLMKRQAIKFGARFVSKTAASVDLGSRPFTIQSGNESWQAKAIIIATGATARYMGLESEDRFMNRGVSACATCDGALPRFRNKPVVVVGGGDSAMEEALFLARFASRVHVVHRRDKFRASKIMGDRVIAHEKITVEWNSVVDEVLGNDKDGVTGVRLRDVRTGETRELACTGYFSAIGHKPNTDLFAGILDRDETGYLITKPGSACTNIPGVFAAGDVQDHVYRQAITAAGSGCMAAIDCVRWLEAQET is encoded by the coding sequence ATGGAAAATGTAGTCGTTATTGGCGGGGGACCGGCGGGTTGCACGGCGGCGTTGTATGCGGCGCGGGCCGATTTGAATCCGTTGGTGCTGGAAGGCGAATTGAGCAAGGAAATTTTGCCCGGCGGGCAACTCATGACAACGACGGAGGTCGAGAACTTTCCCGGTTTTCCGGATGGGGTCAGCGGCCCGGAATTGTGCGACTTGATGAAGCGGCAGGCGATCAAGTTCGGCGCGCGGTTCGTGTCGAAGACGGCGGCCTCGGTGGATCTCGGCTCGCGTCCGTTCACGATTCAATCCGGCAACGAGTCGTGGCAGGCAAAGGCGATAATCATCGCGACCGGCGCGACGGCCCGCTACATGGGCCTTGAATCCGAGGACCGTTTCATGAACCGCGGCGTCTCGGCGTGCGCGACGTGCGACGGGGCCTTGCCGCGTTTCCGCAACAAGCCGGTCGTGGTGGTCGGCGGCGGCGATTCCGCGATGGAAGAGGCGCTGTTCCTGGCGCGGTTCGCGAGCCGGGTCCACGTCGTCCACCGGCGCGACAAGTTTCGCGCGAGCAAGATCATGGGGGATCGCGTGATCGCGCACGAGAAAATCACCGTCGAATGGAACTCGGTGGTGGACGAGGTACTCGGCAACGACAAGGACGGCGTGACGGGCGTGCGCCTGCGCGACGTGCGGACAGGCGAAACCCGCGAACTGGCCTGCACGGGCTATTTCAGCGCCATCGGCCACAAACCGAACACGGATTTGTTCGCCGGTATCCTCGATCGCGACGAGACGGGTTACTTGATTACGAAACCGGGGAGTGCCTGCACGAACATCCCCGGCGTGTTCGCGGCGGGCGATGTGCAGGACCATGTCTACCGGCAGGCGATCACGGCGGCGGGTTCGGGTTGCATGGCGGCCATTGATTGCGTGCGATGGCTTGAAGCGCAGGAGACGTGA
- a CDS encoding glycosyltransferase: MNISAAMIVRNEERCLRRCLESLRGVVDEIVVMDTGSTDATPSIAREFTERVHAIAWRDDFAAARNAAIDRCEGDWILAIDADEWILNPGEARQRLEAFTVANSADTLGTVEIRSTLPVALGGGEAILRAPRFFARGRFRYEGAIHEQLGHSGNSEMGTTGVVFGHSGYAQEPDDPHHKSLRNKRILIDEIRKHPTDEYLWFQLGKACFALRAHADAVAAFDRALALIRFDRGATPMGLQGPVAPDVVADLLATAAYAHVNNGQLDNAITLLERHRALGHAGFAFADVPHALGYAYLMRGDVPRARAAYEDSLRLGPLREQVTGTGSFASHYHLGLLAEAENDIPRAVTHYLEALRMNSAYSPAIARCLDLAAERPGCLPEDWHECVKPSALAVELRKRPQTGGGT; this comes from the coding sequence ATGAACATTAGCGCCGCGATGATCGTCCGAAACGAAGAGCGATGCCTCCGGCGATGTCTTGAATCATTGCGGGGCGTTGTGGACGAAATCGTCGTCATGGATACGGGTTCGACGGATGCCACGCCGTCCATCGCGCGCGAATTCACGGAGCGTGTCCACGCCATCGCATGGCGGGACGATTTCGCGGCCGCGCGCAACGCCGCGATCGACCGTTGCGAAGGCGATTGGATTCTCGCGATCGACGCGGACGAGTGGATTTTGAATCCCGGCGAGGCAAGGCAACGTCTCGAAGCGTTCACCGTTGCGAACTCCGCCGATACCCTCGGAACCGTAGAAATCCGCAGCACGCTTCCTGTCGCGCTGGGCGGCGGCGAGGCCATCCTGCGCGCGCCCCGCTTTTTCGCGCGAGGGCGATTCCGGTATGAGGGCGCCATCCACGAGCAACTTGGGCATTCCGGAAATTCCGAAATGGGAACGACGGGTGTCGTCTTTGGCCACTCGGGTTATGCTCAGGAACCGGACGATCCGCATCACAAGTCGCTTCGCAACAAGCGCATCCTGATCGATGAAATTCGGAAGCATCCAACGGACGAGTATTTGTGGTTTCAATTGGGCAAGGCGTGTTTTGCGTTGCGTGCCCATGCGGACGCCGTCGCCGCGTTTGATCGCGCGCTGGCGTTGATTCGGTTCGATCGCGGCGCAACGCCGATGGGCCTGCAAGGCCCGGTCGCGCCGGATGTGGTGGCGGATCTGCTTGCCACGGCCGCCTATGCCCACGTGAACAACGGCCAACTCGATAATGCCATTACTTTGCTCGAAAGGCATCGCGCCCTTGGACATGCCGGTTTTGCGTTCGCCGATGTCCCGCATGCGCTGGGCTATGCGTATTTGATGCGTGGCGATGTTCCGCGCGCACGCGCCGCATACGAGGACTCGCTGCGTCTCGGCCCGTTGCGCGAGCAGGTAACCGGCACGGGCAGTTTCGCAAGCCATTATCATCTCGGCCTGCTGGCCGAGGCCGAAAATGACATTCCGCGCGCCGTCACGCATTACCTCGAGGCGCTACGGATGAATTCAGCGTATAGTCCGGCGATCGCGCGGTGTCTCGATTTGGCCGCCGAACGTCCCGGCTGTCTGCCGGAAGATTGGCATGAATGCGTGAAACCGTCCGCGTTGGCCGTGGAGTTGAGAAAAAGACCTCAGACCGGAGGAGGAACCTGA
- a CDS encoding DUF6259 domain-containing protein produces the protein MRIENDCIAVELDTATGGFASLYDKRRDSEYVIAPDRALLFRLMMPDGELAHVHVDSADPEIAVCGATATLTYRLPGVAATVTLTLDGDAILAGLSLTNTGEANIEEIMFPMLRGIGPIPGGQIVAPNFWKRRYDDPFGKDLGGDHRTWNDWTQKFHSRYPAYMASAWLDYGDQNRGLAVEGRHTDFSMMDFFVHKVLEKERDPVRRTLDIAIVHPRRVKPGESHASSPVRIVLHEGDWHAIADEHRTWLDTWIGKPDRPARFAESIGWHFFFMKHQDGLECHTYADLPKLARAALEAGCPYLLLFGWQTGGHDNNYFYRYVPNEDWGGADALRRAVGECRAMGVEIMPFFNGTLANIEMPEHKEFGHRWEARTRAGHPYYAGDWARHNFDAPSRNRAMLHTEVAFCAEHRKYFLETVKRIVQDYGFGNTQLDQMAEKMLVDYCEDHIVTTPDRVYVDGVNELLPGVRRIVREANPDGVMISEAINEFTGQWCDSSWDWTVLLPFPEPILYTLPWLMASHEIDALEFGETNHAFAYKMHLDMKIDGGDAPITKYPAFAEHVKGLAELRRRTADYSVHADFRDQENVKVQGPETAFVKVYHNKPARKTGIVVAETAGRSCRVALEIGWKARNGTIVIDTNRGDCASIRQAEVVEVELVPYEVRILCMDLA, from the coding sequence GTGCGGATTGAAAATGATTGCATCGCCGTCGAATTGGACACCGCGACGGGGGGATTCGCCTCGTTGTACGACAAGCGCCGTGATAGCGAATACGTGATCGCGCCGGATCGCGCGCTCTTGTTCCGGCTGATGATGCCGGACGGGGAACTCGCGCATGTGCATGTTGACAGCGCCGATCCGGAGATCGCCGTATGCGGCGCGACGGCCACGCTGACCTACCGGCTCCCGGGCGTTGCCGCGACGGTCACATTGACGCTCGACGGCGACGCGATTCTGGCCGGCCTGAGTTTGACCAATACCGGCGAAGCGAATATCGAGGAAATTATGTTCCCGATGCTTCGCGGCATTGGGCCGATTCCCGGCGGCCAGATCGTCGCGCCGAACTTTTGGAAGCGGCGGTACGACGATCCCTTCGGCAAGGATCTTGGGGGCGATCACCGGACCTGGAACGACTGGACGCAGAAGTTCCATTCGCGGTATCCGGCGTACATGGCCAGCGCGTGGCTCGATTACGGCGATCAAAACCGTGGACTCGCCGTCGAGGGCCGCCACACGGATTTTTCGATGATGGACTTCTTCGTGCACAAAGTCCTCGAAAAGGAACGCGATCCCGTGCGCCGGACGCTGGACATCGCCATTGTCCATCCCCGCCGCGTGAAACCGGGCGAGTCCCATGCGTCCTCGCCGGTGCGGATCGTCCTGCACGAAGGAGACTGGCACGCCATCGCGGATGAACACCGGACATGGCTCGACACATGGATCGGCAAGCCCGACCGTCCCGCGCGGTTCGCCGAGTCCATCGGCTGGCATTTCTTTTTCATGAAACACCAGGACGGCCTCGAATGCCATACGTATGCCGATCTGCCCAAGCTGGCGCGCGCCGCGCTCGAAGCGGGATGCCCGTACTTGCTCCTGTTCGGCTGGCAGACGGGCGGCCACGACAACAATTATTTCTACCGCTACGTGCCGAACGAGGATTGGGGCGGCGCGGATGCGTTGCGCCGCGCCGTCGGGGAATGCCGCGCCATGGGTGTCGAAATCATGCCGTTCTTCAACGGAACGCTTGCCAACATCGAGATGCCCGAACACAAGGAATTCGGCCATCGCTGGGAAGCCAGGACGCGCGCCGGGCATCCGTACTACGCGGGCGACTGGGCGCGGCACAACTTCGACGCGCCGTCGCGAAACCGCGCCATGCTGCACACCGAGGTGGCGTTCTGCGCGGAACACCGGAAGTATTTCCTCGAAACGGTCAAGCGGATCGTGCAGGATTACGGCTTCGGCAACACGCAACTCGACCAGATGGCCGAAAAGATGCTCGTGGACTATTGCGAGGATCACATCGTCACGACGCCGGACCGCGTGTACGTGGACGGCGTGAACGAACTGCTGCCGGGCGTCCGGCGGATCGTGCGCGAGGCGAATCCGGACGGCGTGATGATCTCAGAAGCGATCAACGAGTTTACCGGCCAGTGGTGCGACAGTTCGTGGGACTGGACCGTTTTGCTGCCGTTTCCGGAACCGATCCTGTACACGCTGCCGTGGCTGATGGCAAGCCATGAAATTGACGCGCTCGAATTCGGCGAGACCAACCATGCGTTTGCCTACAAGATGCACCTGGACATGAAGATTGACGGCGGCGACGCGCCCATCACGAAATACCCGGCCTTCGCGGAACACGTGAAGGGGCTTGCGGAACTGCGCCGGCGCACGGCCGACTACTCTGTGCATGCCGATTTCCGCGATCAGGAGAACGTGAAGGTCCAAGGGCCGGAGACGGCGTTTGTCAAGGTCTATCACAACAAGCCGGCGCGCAAGACCGGGATCGTCGTCGCCGAGACGGCCGGCCGGTCATGCCGCGTGGCGCTCGAAATCGGTTGGAAAGCCCGGAACGGGACGATTGTGATTGACACCAACCGGGGCGATTGCGCGTCCATACGACAGGCGGAGGTTGTCGAAGTGGAACTCGTGCCGTATGAAGTGCGCATCCTCTGCATGGACCTTGCCTAA